CGGCAAACGGCTGCTCATCGTTGCGCACGCCCCTTCGGACAATACGCGCCGGCTCGCGGAGTCCGCGCTGCGCGGCGCCAGCCATCCCGACCTCTCGGCTGTTGAAACCTTCTGGATACCGCCACTGGAAGCGGGCCCGGACGATGTTCTTGCGGCTGATGCGATTCTACTGGGGACCACCGAGAATCTCGGCTACATGAGCGGTGCGCTGAAGGACTTTTTCGATCGCTGTTACTATCCAGTTCTCGAACTCAAACAAGGGCTGCCCTGCGCCCTGTATGTCCGCGCCGGCATGGACGGAACCGGAACCCGGCGGGCGGTGGAAACCATCCTCACCGGGCTACGTTGGAACTGGGTCCAGGAGCCGCTTGTTTTACGAGGGCCCTGGCAGGACGCCTTTGCCGAACAGGTGGAAGAACTCGGTCTCTACATGGCGGCGGGGCTGGATAGCGGGGTTCTCTGACATCCGTCGGCCGAGCCTTCTGGAATAGGTCTGTCAGCCGTATACTCCACCCATGGACCGCATACTTTCCAGCCTCGAAACCTGCTACCAGCTCGCAGAAGCTCACTTTGAGCGGCGCTTCGAGCGGCCCCGCGTAACCCTCGATCTGAAAGGCCAGCGTGCCGGCGTCGCCTATCTGGCGCGCAATCTGTTGCGCTTCAATGGTCAGATGTATAGCGAAAACACCGAAGACTTCCTCAAGCAGACCGTTCCACACGAAGCAGCCCATCTGATCGCCGACGCGGTTTATGGCGCTCGCATCCGTCCGCACGGCCCTGAATGGCAGAACCTGATGACGGGTCTGTTCGACCTACCCGCCAAGCGCTGCCATGATTACCCCGTGCAGGCGCGCCGTTCCACTCGGTACTTCTATCAGTGCGGCTGTCCCGGGCCGATCCCCTTCACTCCCCAGCGTCACGCCTGGGTAGCACGGGGGCGTCGCTATCAATGCCGCCGCTGTGGCGATATGTTGCGTTTTACCGGACAGCAGCAGCGCGCCTGATCACGCTGCGGGCGCCTCGGGAGCATCCGCAGCGCGCCGCAATGCATGGATATATGGCCTGAGCGTGTAGCCCAGATGTGACTCAAGCCCATCTGACCAGGCATACATTCCCTGCCGGTCCAGCTCTAGCTCCCCGGCCTCCGGCACCAGGAGGATGATGTTGCCCTCCTCGACTGGAGCCTGCAGATAGCCGTCACCAAAGAGTTCTCTGAGCATACGAGAGGCATACGGTTGTCCACTTTCACCCAACTGCCATTGATTGATGACAAGCACCCCGCCAGGCTTCAGAAGACTCCTGCACTCTGCGAAGAAAGCCGCCTGCAATTGAAGACGAGACAAACCGCCCTCCAGATACAGGTCCAGACAGATCATATCGAAGCAGTCCGGGGTCTGAGCGACAAAACGCTCGGCGTTGTCCGCGACCACCGTCAACCGTGGGTCAGCCGACAATCCCAATCGAGAGCGAGCGAGCTCGACCACTGCCTTGCGCAGCTCTACAGCGACGACTCGCCGCGGGTCAAAATGCTCGATCAGGCAATTGGCCAGGCTGCCCCCGCCCAGACCAAGCAGCAGGATATCGGGGTTCGGACCGATCCAGAAATTACCCAGCAGCATGGCACGGGTGTAGTCGTACTCCAGCCAGCCGGGCTCGCTGGTCAGGCAGCAGCTTTGCTCGGTCTGCGCGCCGAAATAGAGAAATCGATAGGCACCGAGCTGGGTGATGCGCAGTTCGCCGAAGTCGTCGTGGACGCTTTCGATCAGTGTTTCGGATTCGGTCATGATGAGTCGCCGGGCGTAGCCAAGAAGCCGGCCGAGGATGGTTTCGGGGTGTCGTGAAGTCATTACTCAGCGTACCATTCCACGCTCCCGACCGTAATCATTCCAAGCAGAATACGCCATGACCTCCTGGACTCCCGACAGCTGGCGCAGCAAGCCGATCCTTCAACAGCCCGTGTATCCCGCCGCGCAGGCGCTGGCGCAGGTGGAGCAGACCCTGGCCAGCTACCCGCCCCTGGTATTCGCCGGCGAAGCGCGCGAACTGCGCAGGCAATTTTCCGAGGTCACCGAAGGGCGAGCCTTCCTGCTGCAGGGTGGCGACTGCGCGGAAAGCTTCGCCGAGTTTTCGGCCACCAAGATTCGCGACACGTTCAAGGTGATGTTGCAGATGGCTGTGGTCATGACCTTCGCCGCGAGCTGCCCGGTCGTCAAGGTGGGCCGAATGGCCGGTCAGTTCGCCAAGCCTCGCTCCGCCGACGATGAAACCCAGGGCGACCTGACGTTGCCAGCGTACCGGGGTGACATTGTCAACGGCATCGCCTTCGAGGCGGCTGGCCGTGCACCGGATCCGCAGCGTCTGCTGATGGCCTATCATCAGGCCACGGCGACGCTGAACCTGCTGCGCGCCTTCGCCCAGGGCGGTTTCGCCAGCCTGGACAAAGTGCATCAATGGAACCT
The nucleotide sequence above comes from Halopseudomonas xinjiangensis. Encoded proteins:
- a CDS encoding flavodoxin family protein, with product MAGKRLLIVAHAPSDNTRRLAESALRGASHPDLSAVETFWIPPLEAGPDDVLAADAILLGTTENLGYMSGALKDFFDRCYYPVLELKQGLPCALYVRAGMDGTGTRRAVETILTGLRWNWVQEPLVLRGPWQDAFAEQVEELGLYMAAGLDSGVL
- a CDS encoding spermidine synthase produces the protein MTSRHPETILGRLLGYARRLIMTESETLIESVHDDFGELRITQLGAYRFLYFGAQTEQSCCLTSEPGWLEYDYTRAMLLGNFWIGPNPDILLLGLGGGSLANCLIEHFDPRRVVAVELRKAVVELARSRLGLSADPRLTVVADNAERFVAQTPDCFDMICLDLYLEGGLSRLQLQAAFFAECRSLLKPGGVLVINQWQLGESGQPYASRMLRELFGDGYLQAPVEEGNIILLVPEAGELELDRQGMYAWSDGLESHLGYTLRPYIHALRRAADAPEAPAA
- a CDS encoding SprT family zinc-dependent metalloprotease codes for the protein MDRILSSLETCYQLAEAHFERRFERPRVTLDLKGQRAGVAYLARNLLRFNGQMYSENTEDFLKQTVPHEAAHLIADAVYGARIRPHGPEWQNLMTGLFDLPAKRCHDYPVQARRSTRYFYQCGCPGPIPFTPQRHAWVARGRRYQCRRCGDMLRFTGQQQRA